The Ahaetulla prasina isolate Xishuangbanna chromosome 4, ASM2864084v1, whole genome shotgun sequence genome has a window encoding:
- the HOXA4 gene encoding homeobox protein Hox-A4: protein MTMSSFLINSNYIEPKFPPCEEYSQLGGGGGGDGNNYQPPHSHQHPQPHHPQQQQKLHQLHLRQPLPDFYQRPSREPGYQPPQTPEARYLTQPPHYPESPYDYNNSLSATQGQEHSAHGASPPPSAPPPPASSAPAPKGHQVASQLLLQGHGPQPQPQQRACEAALAATSVGSPGCPLLPEKSTPGLKGKEAPVVYPWMKKIHVSTVSPSCNGGEPKRSRTAYTRQQVLELEKEFHFNRYLTRRRRIEIAHTLCLSERQVKIWFQNRRMKWKKDHKLPNTKMRSSNNSGLHQPAKAPAQHHPPTPRSRATLNSASL, encoded by the exons ATGACCATGAGTTCGTTTTTGATAAACTCCAACTACATCGAACCCAAGTTCCCTCCTTGCGAAGAATACTCACAgctcggcggcggtggcggcggcgatgGGAACAACTACCAGCCACCACACTCCCACCAACACCCCCAACCCCATCATCCCCAGCAACAGCAAAAACTACATCAGCTGCACCTGCGCCAGCCTCTTCCCGATTTCTACCAGCGGCCGAGCAGAGAGCCGGGATACCAGCCGCCGCAGACCCCCGAGGCTCGGTACCTCACTCAGCCGCCCCACTACCCCGAGTCCCCATATGACTACAACAACAGCCTCAGCGCCACTCAAGGGCAGGAGCATTCAGCTCACGGAGCCTCGCCACCCCCctcagcgccgccgccgccggcttCATCAGCTCCTGCCCCCAAGGGCCATCAAGTGGCCTCCCAACTCTTGCTCCAGGGCCACGGCCCACAGCCTCAGCCCCAGCAGCGTGCTTGCGaagcagctctggcagcaacttcCGTGGGGAGTCCCGGCTGCCCCCTCTTGCCCGAAAAGAGCACGCCCGGCCTCAAAGGGAAGGAGGCGCCGGTGGTGTACCCCTGGATGAAGAAGATCCACGTGAGCACGG TCAGCCCCAGCTGCAATGGAGGGGAGCCAAAAAGATCTCGGACTGCCTATACAAGACAACAAGTCCTGGAGCTGGAGAAGGAGTTCCATTTTAACCGCTATCTGACTAGGAGGCGACGCATTGAGATCGCACACACACTCTGCCTGTCTGAGCGTCAGGTCAAGATCTGGTTTCAGAATAGGCGGATGAAGTGGAAGAAGGATCACAAATTGCCTAACACCAAGATGCGCTCCTCCAACAATTCTGGTCTCCACCAGCCAGCCAAAGCTCCAGCCCAGCATCACCCACCAACTCCTAGAAGCAGGGCCACTTTAAACTCAGCCTCACTATGA